A stretch of the Sorangium aterium genome encodes the following:
- a CDS encoding aldo/keto reductase — protein sequence MNYRNLGRTGLKVSPLCLGTMNFGPETSEPDSFAIMDRALGHGINFFDTANVYGRKRGEGITEQIVGRWLAQGDGRRDRIVLATKVYGLMGEGPNDRRLSAYHVRRACEASLRRLQTDHIDLYQMHHIDRETPWDEIWQAMEQLVREGKVLYVGSSNFAGWQIAHANGLAAQRHFLGLVSEQSLYNLDARTVELEVLPACRALGLAVLPWSPLAGGLLGGALQKAREGRRSSADALARIEKNRAKLEAYEAFCAEIGERPADVAVAWLLRNPVVTSPILGPRTVEQLDGSLRALEITLTPEHLGRLDAMFPGPGGEAPEAYAW from the coding sequence ATGAACTACCGCAATCTCGGACGCACTGGCCTGAAGGTCAGCCCCCTGTGCCTCGGCACGATGAACTTCGGCCCGGAGACCAGCGAGCCCGACAGCTTCGCCATCATGGACCGGGCGCTCGGGCACGGGATCAACTTCTTCGACACAGCCAACGTCTACGGCCGGAAGCGCGGAGAGGGGATCACCGAGCAGATCGTCGGGCGCTGGCTCGCCCAGGGTGATGGGCGCCGGGACCGCATCGTGCTCGCCACGAAGGTCTACGGCCTCATGGGTGAAGGGCCCAACGACAGGAGGCTCTCGGCCTATCACGTCCGGCGCGCCTGCGAGGCGAGCCTGCGCCGCCTGCAGACAGACCATATCGACCTCTACCAGATGCACCACATCGACCGCGAGACGCCCTGGGACGAGATCTGGCAGGCGATGGAGCAGCTCGTCCGCGAGGGGAAGGTCCTCTATGTCGGCAGCAGCAACTTCGCCGGATGGCAGATCGCGCACGCGAACGGCCTCGCCGCGCAGCGGCACTTCCTCGGCCTCGTCTCGGAGCAGAGCCTGTACAACCTCGACGCGCGCACCGTCGAGCTGGAGGTCCTGCCCGCGTGCCGCGCGCTCGGCCTCGCCGTGCTGCCCTGGAGCCCGCTCGCCGGCGGGCTGCTCGGCGGCGCCCTCCAGAAGGCGCGCGAGGGCCGGCGCTCCTCCGCCGACGCGCTGGCGCGCATCGAGAAGAACCGCGCCAAGCTGGAGGCGTACGAGGCGTTCTGCGCCGAGATCGGAGAGAGGCCCGCCGACGTGGCCGTGGCCTGGCTGCTCCGGAACCCCGTCGTGACGTCGCCCATCCTCGGCCCGCGCACCGTCGAGCAGCTCGACGGGAGCCTGCGCGCCCTCGAGATCACGCTGACGCCGGAGCACCTCGGGCGGCTCGACGCGATGTTCCCCGGCCCCGGCGGCGAGGCGCCGGAGGCCTACGCCTGGTAG
- a CDS encoding LysR family transcriptional regulator gives MLAGAPTLPGFAEVRAMVELEDMQLFVCAVSSGSLSAAGRELGFSPAVASKRMTRLEAALGVRLLQRSSRRLTLTGEGATYHERCMAILADVSEAELAVTAGKAEARGLLRVAAPVDLGRQWVGPAAADFAAAHPRLSVRVSLSDRVVDLFEAGVDVAVRIGALADSRLVSRRLARSRRVVCGAPAYLSRRGRPRTIADLAEHECIVLQRPGMRALSWTFRTEQGLHTVRPSGRLVADSGDLVRDWAVAGHGLAFKSIWDVAADIDAGRLVPLLTDLPAPGSAVNVIYPSRRFLPARARLFVDFLQRRFAAHEAAVLAASTPRAEPSSPPQSPRGKRRA, from the coding sequence ATGCTCGCCGGCGCGCCTACCCTTCCGGGGTTCGCCGAGGTGCGCGCGATGGTCGAGCTCGAGGACATGCAGCTGTTCGTGTGCGCCGTCTCGAGCGGCAGCCTGTCGGCGGCGGGGCGCGAGCTCGGGTTCTCACCGGCGGTGGCGAGCAAGCGCATGACGCGGCTGGAGGCGGCGCTCGGCGTGCGCCTGTTACAGCGCAGCTCGCGGCGGCTCACGCTCACGGGCGAGGGCGCGACCTACCACGAGCGCTGCATGGCCATCCTCGCCGACGTGAGCGAGGCCGAGCTCGCGGTGACCGCCGGAAAGGCCGAGGCGCGCGGCCTCCTGCGCGTGGCGGCGCCGGTGGATCTCGGCCGCCAGTGGGTGGGGCCGGCCGCGGCCGACTTCGCGGCGGCGCACCCGCGGCTCAGCGTGCGCGTCAGCCTGTCGGACCGCGTGGTGGACCTGTTCGAGGCCGGCGTCGACGTGGCCGTGCGCATCGGCGCGCTGGCCGACTCCCGCCTCGTCTCGCGCCGGCTGGCCCGGAGCCGCCGCGTGGTCTGCGGCGCGCCGGCCTACCTCTCGCGGCGCGGGCGGCCGCGCACGATCGCAGATCTGGCCGAGCACGAGTGCATCGTGCTGCAGCGCCCGGGCATGCGCGCCCTCTCGTGGACCTTCCGCACCGAGCAGGGGCTCCACACCGTCCGGCCCTCGGGGCGGCTCGTGGCCGACAGCGGCGACCTGGTGCGCGACTGGGCCGTGGCCGGCCATGGCCTCGCCTTCAAGTCGATCTGGGACGTCGCCGCCGACATCGACGCCGGGCGCCTCGTCCCGCTGCTCACCGACCTGCCCGCGCCGGGCTCGGCCGTGAACGTCATCTACCCGAGCCGGCGCTTCCTGCCCGCGAGGGCTCGGCTGTTCGTCGACTTCCTCCAGCGGCGCTTCGCCGCGCACGAGGCCGCGGTGCTGGCCGCGTCGACGCCGCGCGCGGAGCCGTCTTCACCGCCGCAATCGCCTCGCGGCAAGCGGCGCGCCTGA
- a CDS encoding TetR/AcrR family transcriptional regulator codes for MSPTLREPPSAEPAPAVGRRRTGVHGARHGGRSERVVRAVMHAAAAEIARAGYAALRVEDVAARAGVNKTTIYRRWPTKAELVKATLRSFSDGRQAPPDTGALRLDLLELVRRFVAVASTPEGQGIYRMLLAELHVPEVEALARALREERLAPWREVLERGVARGELPPGTDLDLLVEMIRGVVTNRLFRLRGPVDAGALESIVDVVVLGAKAGGALRRGPAAPGAP; via the coding sequence ATGTCGCCCACCCTGAGAGAGCCGCCCTCGGCTGAGCCCGCCCCCGCGGTGGGGCGCCGTCGGACCGGCGTGCACGGCGCGCGGCACGGGGGCCGCAGCGAGCGCGTGGTGCGGGCGGTGATGCACGCGGCCGCCGCGGAGATCGCGCGCGCGGGCTACGCGGCGCTCCGGGTGGAGGACGTCGCGGCGCGGGCAGGCGTGAACAAGACGACGATCTACCGCCGCTGGCCGACCAAGGCCGAGCTCGTCAAGGCGACGCTTCGCTCGTTCTCCGACGGCCGCCAGGCGCCGCCGGACACCGGCGCGCTGCGGCTCGATTTGCTCGAGCTCGTGCGGCGCTTCGTCGCCGTGGCCTCGACGCCCGAGGGGCAGGGCATCTACCGCATGCTCCTGGCCGAGCTGCACGTGCCGGAGGTCGAGGCGCTCGCCCGCGCGCTCCGCGAGGAGCGCCTCGCCCCGTGGCGGGAGGTGCTCGAGCGCGGCGTCGCGCGCGGCGAGCTGCCGCCGGGCACCGATCTCGACCTCCTGGTGGAGATGATCCGAGGCGTCGTGACGAACCGCCTGTTCCGCCTGCGCGGGCCCGTCGACGCCGGCGCCCTGGAGTCCATCGTCGATGTCGTGGTGCTCGGCGCGAAGGCCGGCGGCGCGCTCCGCCGCGGCCCCGCCGCGCCGGGGGCGCCATAG
- a CDS encoding DHA2 family efflux MFS transporter permease subunit has protein sequence MAEVAIAAPPAYADAPANANRWLVAVAVALGALLEIVDTSIVNVALTEMQNSLGATLTQVSWVVSSYAIANVIILPLTAWLGHRFGKKRYFVFSLVAFTAASVLCGVAHSLPMLIVARVLQGLGGGGLLAKAQSILFETFPKHEQAMAQGFFSAIVIAGPTIGPTLGGYIVTNIDWRWIFFINVPLGIAAVLMCLAFLPPDAAGERERGGVDWLAIALLAAGVGSLQTVLEEGHSEAWFDSPFILAFSAVAAVSLALFIHRELTSKSPIVDLRVLRYRSLWAGSLLSAVIGMGLYGALFAVPIFAQSILGFTSQQTGLLLLPGALASAFSMPLVARLLNRFDPRVLLVVGGLILLAALFQLQTLTPMTGSGDLFWPLIIRSFGTTLMFLPLSMATLGPLPKKDIAAATGLYSLTRQLGGSVGVALLTTVLADRQAFHRAVLVTDMGASDPKTLERVAAYTAGFAAKGFDPADARDKALHVLDGIVNMQAAVMSFNDTFWVTAVLVLATLPLVLLLGKGRGGPASAGH, from the coding sequence ATGGCAGAGGTGGCTATCGCGGCCCCGCCGGCGTACGCCGACGCGCCCGCCAACGCGAACAGGTGGCTCGTGGCCGTGGCGGTGGCCCTCGGCGCGCTCCTCGAGATCGTCGATACGAGCATCGTCAACGTGGCGCTCACCGAGATGCAGAACTCGCTCGGCGCCACGCTCACGCAGGTGAGCTGGGTCGTCTCGAGCTACGCCATCGCGAACGTCATCATCCTGCCGCTCACCGCGTGGCTCGGGCACCGCTTCGGCAAGAAGCGCTATTTCGTCTTCTCGCTCGTCGCCTTCACCGCGGCGTCGGTGCTCTGCGGCGTCGCCCACAGCCTCCCGATGCTCATCGTCGCCCGCGTGCTCCAGGGGCTCGGCGGCGGCGGCCTGCTCGCGAAGGCGCAGTCGATCCTGTTCGAGACGTTCCCGAAGCACGAGCAGGCGATGGCGCAGGGCTTCTTCTCCGCCATCGTCATCGCCGGCCCCACGATCGGGCCGACGCTCGGCGGCTACATCGTCACGAACATCGACTGGCGCTGGATCTTCTTCATCAACGTCCCGCTCGGCATCGCGGCCGTGCTCATGTGCCTGGCCTTCCTGCCGCCGGACGCCGCGGGCGAGCGGGAGCGCGGCGGCGTCGACTGGCTCGCGATCGCCCTGCTCGCGGCCGGCGTCGGCTCGCTGCAGACGGTGCTCGAGGAGGGGCACTCCGAGGCGTGGTTCGACTCGCCGTTCATCCTCGCGTTCTCCGCAGTGGCGGCCGTGAGCCTCGCCCTGTTCATCCACCGCGAGCTCACGTCGAAGAGCCCGATCGTCGACCTGCGCGTGCTCCGGTACCGCTCGCTCTGGGCGGGCAGCCTCCTGTCCGCCGTCATCGGCATGGGCCTCTACGGCGCGCTCTTCGCGGTGCCCATCTTCGCCCAGTCGATCCTCGGCTTCACGTCGCAGCAGACCGGCCTGCTCCTGCTCCCCGGCGCGCTGGCCTCCGCCTTCTCGATGCCGCTCGTGGCGCGGCTGCTGAACCGGTTCGACCCGCGCGTGCTCCTCGTGGTCGGGGGGCTCATCCTGCTCGCGGCGCTCTTCCAGCTCCAGACGCTCACCCCGATGACGGGCTCGGGCGACCTGTTCTGGCCGCTGATCATCCGGTCGTTCGGCACGACGCTGATGTTCCTGCCGCTGAGCATGGCCACGCTGGGGCCGCTCCCCAAGAAGGACATCGCGGCCGCGACCGGCCTCTACAGCCTGACGCGGCAGCTCGGGGGCAGCGTCGGGGTCGCCTTGCTCACCACCGTGCTCGCCGACCGGCAAGCGTTCCACCGGGCGGTCCTGGTGACCGACATGGGGGCGAGCGACCCGAAGACGCTGGAGCGCGTCGCCGCGTACACCGCGGGCTTCGCCGCGAAGGGGTTCGATCCGGCGGACGCGCGCGACAAGGCGCTCCACGTCCTCGACGGGATCGTGAACATGCAGGCCGCCGTCATGTCGTTCAACGACACGTTCTGGGTCACGGCGGTGCTCGTCCTCGCCACGCTCCCCCTGGTGCTCCTGCTGGGGAAGGGCCGGGGCGGCCCCGCGTCCGCGGGGCACTGA
- a CDS encoding carbohydrate ABC transporter permease — protein MRLPRVQGSCPVRRLQVWRALSYAALILLAVIYLAPVIWMALTSLKSPYEATAMPPTLLPARVTVESYEALARSGSQAPVLRWLLNSVLSAVAHALLVLATAAPAAYALARMEFRGKRLVLAAVLATLFVPPILFLPANYLIVRSLGWLDSLPALVVPPAASAFGVLFLRQFFLGFPRELEEAAALDGATRLQVLWKIVLPLSKPALATLAVLSVLSNWNDFLWPIYVLFNPEKLTLSPGLALLQAAHSTDYALVAAGAVVASVPILAVFIAAQRYVIEGVARTGLKG, from the coding sequence ATGAGGCTCCCGCGGGTCCAGGGGAGCTGCCCTGTCCGCCGCCTGCAGGTCTGGAGAGCGCTCTCGTATGCTGCGCTGATCCTCCTCGCCGTGATCTACCTCGCCCCGGTGATCTGGATGGCGCTCACGTCGCTCAAGTCGCCGTACGAGGCGACGGCGATGCCGCCCACGCTCCTGCCCGCGCGGGTGACCGTCGAGAGCTACGAGGCGCTCGCGCGCTCGGGCTCCCAGGCGCCGGTGCTCCGCTGGCTCCTGAACAGCGTCCTTTCCGCCGTGGCGCACGCGCTGCTCGTGCTGGCCACGGCGGCCCCGGCGGCGTACGCGCTCGCGCGGATGGAGTTCCGCGGCAAGCGGCTCGTGCTCGCCGCGGTCCTCGCCACGCTGTTCGTCCCGCCGATCCTGTTCCTGCCTGCGAATTATCTCATCGTCAGGTCCCTCGGCTGGCTCGACAGCCTCCCGGCGCTCGTCGTGCCGCCGGCCGCTTCGGCGTTCGGCGTCCTCTTCCTGCGCCAGTTCTTCCTCGGTTTCCCGCGAGAGCTCGAGGAGGCGGCGGCGCTCGACGGCGCCACCCGGCTCCAAGTGCTCTGGAAAATTGTTTTGCCTCTGTCGAAGCCGGCCCTGGCCACGCTGGCCGTGCTCAGCGTGCTGAGCAACTGGAACGACTTCCTCTGGCCCATCTACGTGCTGTTCAACCCCGAGAAGCTCACGCTGTCGCCCGGCCTCGCGCTGCTGCAGGCGGCTCACTCCACCGATTACGCCCTCGTTGCGGCGGGCGCGGTGGTCGCGAGCGTCCCGATCCTCGCCGTGTTCATCGCGGCCCAGCGGTACGTGATCGAGGGTGTCGCTCGCACCGGCCTGAAAGGGTGA
- a CDS encoding carbohydrate ABC transporter permease, translated as MSAVDVPLVEPGQAEVDGGAQSAPGVGQLRGRGPARSRWWAPYLFLTPYLALFGLFVLAPIALGVWISLHDWDPFLPSSPWVGLDNYADLFRSGSPSRGNFWRALRATALFTALSVPVLVTLPLLLALALDRSFPGRSLFRALFFAPYVLGVAVVALVWRLLLDPHVGVINHLLGKVGLPAGTGWTTAVPWVWVSLVGMTVWWTLGYNTVIYLAGLQNIHREIYDAARIDGATRWQLFRHVTLPGLRPVVMFVVMMTVLGSANMFGQAYLVTGGGPGSETRTVIMYIAEEGFRSFRLGAAAAMSYVHALLLALVNLGMVLLFFGRGGDEEAR; from the coding sequence GTGAGCGCGGTCGACGTACCCCTCGTGGAGCCCGGCCAGGCGGAGGTGGACGGCGGCGCGCAGAGCGCACCCGGCGTCGGGCAGCTCCGGGGTCGCGGCCCCGCGCGCTCGCGCTGGTGGGCGCCGTACCTGTTCCTCACGCCGTACCTCGCGCTGTTCGGCCTCTTCGTGCTGGCGCCGATCGCCCTCGGGGTGTGGATAAGCCTTCACGACTGGGACCCGTTCCTGCCGTCGAGTCCGTGGGTCGGGCTCGACAACTATGCTGACCTGTTCCGGTCCGGCTCGCCGAGCCGCGGCAACTTCTGGCGTGCGCTGCGGGCCACAGCCCTCTTCACGGCGCTGAGCGTGCCTGTCCTTGTGACGCTCCCGCTGCTCCTCGCCCTCGCGCTCGACCGGAGCTTTCCAGGGAGATCGCTCTTCCGGGCCCTGTTCTTCGCGCCTTACGTGCTCGGCGTGGCGGTCGTGGCCCTCGTGTGGCGCCTGTTGCTCGACCCCCACGTCGGCGTCATCAACCACCTGCTGGGGAAGGTGGGATTGCCCGCCGGCACGGGATGGACCACGGCGGTCCCCTGGGTGTGGGTCTCGCTGGTGGGCATGACGGTCTGGTGGACCCTAGGATACAACACCGTGATCTACCTGGCCGGGCTGCAGAACATCCACCGGGAGATCTACGACGCTGCCCGCATCGACGGCGCGACCCGCTGGCAGCTGTTCCGCCACGTCACCCTGCCCGGGCTCAGGCCGGTGGTCATGTTCGTCGTGATGATGACCGTGCTCGGGTCGGCCAACATGTTCGGACAGGCCTACCTGGTCACCGGGGGCGGACCTGGGAGCGAGACCCGCACTGTCATCATGTACATCGCCGAGGAGGGGTTCCGGAGCTTCCGGCTCGGCGCCGCGGCGGCCATGAGCTACGTCCATGCCTTGCTCCTCGCGCTCGTGAACCTCGGCATGGTCCTCCTGTTCTTCGGCCGGGGCGGCGACGAGGAGGCTCGATGA
- a CDS encoding HlyD family secretion protein, with protein sequence MSTTTSALPREPGAAPEAISGAVKAGKPSKAAGIMAAVAALAVAAGAGWYVAHRGVEATDDAQIDAEVVSVPARAAGVVVKVLFAENQAVKAGDVLAELDADPARARLAQAEASLSAARASADAADADERIAETNARSNKSVAEASLHGAASSATASKQQIAEGEAQVASTTATLEQATLERDRASKLVETGALAQAQLDQLQASVDVARASLEQAKARLAALRATTTQAWSRVEEANAKVQQASNVDAFIAQARARARVAHAQVETAQAARDLAALELSYTRIVAPQEGTVSKKTLSVGQMVSAGQAVGVLVPARQVWVTGNFKETQLAHMHVGQPARVSIDAYPGVTVHGEIESFSAATGARFSLLPPDNATGNFTKVVQRVPVRIHVHDAPPDVVLRPGMSVELVVDTSK encoded by the coding sequence ATGTCCACGACGACGAGCGCTCTCCCTCGAGAGCCGGGGGCGGCCCCGGAGGCGATCTCCGGGGCGGTCAAGGCCGGGAAGCCGAGCAAGGCGGCCGGCATCATGGCGGCGGTCGCCGCGCTCGCCGTCGCGGCGGGCGCGGGCTGGTACGTCGCCCACCGCGGGGTCGAGGCGACGGACGACGCGCAGATCGACGCGGAGGTGGTGTCGGTGCCCGCGCGCGCGGCCGGCGTGGTCGTGAAGGTCCTCTTCGCGGAAAATCAAGCGGTGAAGGCGGGCGACGTGCTCGCCGAGCTCGACGCCGACCCCGCGCGCGCGCGGCTCGCGCAGGCGGAGGCGAGCCTCTCGGCGGCCAGGGCGAGCGCCGACGCGGCGGACGCCGACGAGCGCATCGCCGAGACCAACGCGCGCAGCAACAAGTCGGTGGCCGAGGCCTCGCTGCACGGCGCGGCGAGCAGCGCGACCGCGTCGAAGCAGCAGATCGCCGAGGGCGAGGCGCAGGTCGCCTCGACGACGGCGACCCTGGAGCAGGCCACGCTCGAGCGGGACCGCGCGAGCAAGCTCGTGGAGACCGGGGCGCTCGCGCAGGCCCAGCTCGACCAGCTGCAGGCGTCCGTCGACGTCGCCCGCGCGTCGCTCGAGCAGGCGAAGGCGCGCCTCGCGGCGCTCCGGGCGACAACAACGCAGGCGTGGAGCCGGGTCGAGGAGGCGAACGCGAAGGTCCAGCAGGCCAGCAACGTCGACGCGTTCATCGCGCAGGCGCGCGCCCGCGCCCGCGTGGCCCACGCCCAGGTGGAGACCGCGCAGGCCGCGCGGGACCTGGCCGCGCTCGAGCTCTCGTACACGCGCATCGTCGCGCCCCAGGAGGGCACCGTGTCGAAGAAGACCCTCTCGGTCGGGCAGATGGTCTCGGCGGGCCAGGCCGTGGGCGTGCTGGTCCCGGCGCGGCAGGTCTGGGTAACCGGCAACTTCAAGGAGACGCAGCTCGCGCACATGCACGTCGGGCAGCCGGCGCGCGTGTCGATCGACGCCTACCCCGGCGTGACGGTGCACGGCGAGATCGAGAGCTTCTCCGCCGCCACGGGCGCGCGCTTCAGCCTGCTGCCGCCGGACAACGCGACCGGCAACTTCACGAAGGTCGTCCAGCGGGTGCCGGTGCGGATCCACGTCCACGACGCGCCGCCCGACGTCGTGCTGCGCCCGGGGATGAGCGTCGAGCTGGTGGTCGACACGAGCAAATGA
- a CDS encoding ABC transporter substrate-binding protein, with the protein MQRARAPETRGGPGRPPGRRELLAGAGAAAGLLLLGCRGEPVDVRDQAAIAAGGSRGYGGPAVELAFWTGFTGGDRLPMERLIERFNREHDNITVRMSVTRWGDFYQKMPAAVESGHGPDVAVMHADQLATAAVHRTILPLDEVTEALGLGAGDFSDTLWSAGVFRGRRYGVPLDVHPLGLYYNRAVLAGAGLGDAALPRSRRDYLAILEQLKQRGVQGSWVSPALFTGGLMFQSLLWQEGGQLFSEDGVRATFDAEAGVEALGFMLELIQRGYSPRDVGQDADSIAFTNDRNAFIWNGIWMINIYRATPGLKWAVAPVPTIGAQRAVWANAHHLVLARQPSAGERRLQASVVFLDWLSRHSLEWAEAGMVPARREARESAAFQRMTEQAIFAEQLPVVRFPPAIAGIDAVRASTLDLAVNEAVLLRATPRAALRRAAREADALLAANLRKFARAL; encoded by the coding sequence ATGCAGAGGGCGCGAGCACCGGAGACGCGAGGAGGGCCTGGGCGGCCGCCGGGCCGTCGCGAGCTCCTCGCGGGCGCGGGGGCGGCAGCGGGGCTGTTGCTGCTCGGCTGTCGCGGCGAGCCGGTCGACGTGCGCGATCAGGCCGCGATCGCCGCCGGCGGCAGCCGGGGATACGGGGGCCCGGCCGTCGAACTCGCGTTCTGGACGGGCTTCACCGGGGGCGACCGGCTGCCGATGGAGCGGCTCATCGAGCGGTTCAACCGCGAGCACGACAACATCACCGTGCGGATGAGCGTGACCCGGTGGGGCGACTTCTATCAAAAGATGCCGGCCGCGGTCGAGAGCGGCCATGGCCCCGACGTGGCCGTCATGCACGCCGATCAGCTGGCCACGGCGGCGGTCCACCGCACCATCCTTCCGCTCGACGAGGTGACCGAGGCGCTCGGCCTCGGCGCCGGCGATTTCTCCGACACGCTCTGGAGCGCGGGCGTCTTCCGGGGCCGCCGTTACGGCGTTCCCCTCGATGTCCACCCCCTCGGCCTCTACTACAACCGCGCTGTGCTGGCCGGCGCCGGCCTCGGCGACGCCGCGCTGCCGCGCTCGCGGCGCGACTACCTGGCGATCCTCGAGCAGCTGAAGCAAAGGGGGGTCCAGGGATCGTGGGTGTCGCCAGCCCTGTTCACCGGAGGGCTGATGTTCCAATCGCTCCTGTGGCAGGAGGGCGGACAGCTGTTCTCGGAGGACGGCGTCCGGGCCACGTTCGACGCCGAGGCAGGCGTCGAGGCGCTGGGCTTCATGCTCGAGCTGATCCAGCGGGGCTACAGCCCGCGCGACGTCGGCCAGGACGCCGACAGCATCGCCTTCACCAACGACCGGAACGCCTTCATCTGGAACGGCATCTGGATGATCAACATCTACAGGGCGACCCCCGGGCTCAAGTGGGCTGTCGCGCCGGTGCCCACCATCGGCGCGCAGCGGGCGGTCTGGGCCAACGCGCATCACCTCGTGCTCGCGCGCCAGCCCTCGGCTGGCGAGCGCCGGCTGCAGGCCTCGGTGGTCTTCCTCGACTGGCTCAGCAGGCACTCCCTCGAGTGGGCGGAGGCCGGCATGGTGCCCGCCCGGCGCGAGGCGCGGGAGAGCGCCGCGTTCCAGCGCATGACCGAGCAGGCGATCTTCGCCGAGCAGCTCCCGGTGGTCCGCTTTCCGCCGGCGATCGCCGGGATCGACGCGGTGCGGGCGTCCACGCTCGATCTCGCGGTGAACGAGGCCGTGCTGCTGCGGGCCACGCCGAGGGCGGCCCTGCGCCGCGCGGCCCGCGAGGCCGACGCGCTGCTCGCGGCCAACCTGAGGAAGTTCGCGAGGGCCCTGTGA
- a CDS encoding MBL fold metallo-hydrolase, with protein sequence MGRWRYERGLQDIGNGCFAYLQPAGTWGLSNAGLVTSDGEALLVDTLFDLKRTREMLDAMRAAAPAAARIGTVVNTHANGDHCYGNALVEGATIIATRAGAAEMDEIPAPMLATLMRQARSGGAGALGEYLVHCFGAFDFDGIAPTPPTRVFDGELTVAIGGKEVRLIEVGPSHTKGDLLVHVPSDRVIYTGDVLFIDVTPILWAGPVGNWLKACDILLAADVDVIVPGHGPITDRTGVRAVRDYLVYIRDEARRRYDAGMPPADAARDIALADYASWGDAERIVVNVHTLYSEFSGGKLPLPGPIALFGLMAELARRPR encoded by the coding sequence ATGGGCCGATGGCGGTATGAGCGAGGGCTGCAGGACATCGGCAATGGTTGCTTTGCCTATCTCCAGCCGGCCGGGACCTGGGGCCTCAGCAACGCGGGGCTCGTCACGTCGGACGGCGAGGCCCTGCTCGTCGACACGCTCTTCGACCTGAAGCGCACGCGCGAGATGCTCGACGCCATGCGCGCGGCGGCCCCCGCCGCGGCGCGGATCGGCACCGTCGTGAACACCCACGCGAACGGCGACCATTGCTACGGCAACGCGCTCGTCGAGGGCGCGACCATCATCGCCACGCGCGCCGGCGCCGCCGAGATGGACGAGATCCCCGCGCCGATGCTGGCCACGCTGATGCGACAGGCGCGCAGCGGCGGCGCCGGCGCGCTGGGCGAGTACCTCGTCCATTGCTTCGGCGCCTTCGACTTCGACGGGATCGCCCCGACGCCGCCGACCCGGGTGTTCGACGGGGAGCTGACCGTCGCGATCGGGGGCAAGGAGGTCCGCCTCATCGAGGTGGGCCCCTCGCACACGAAGGGCGATCTGCTCGTGCACGTGCCGTCGGACCGGGTGATCTACACGGGAGACGTCCTCTTCATCGACGTGACGCCGATCCTGTGGGCAGGGCCCGTCGGCAACTGGCTCAAGGCCTGCGACATCCTGCTCGCGGCCGACGTCGACGTCATCGTGCCGGGACACGGCCCCATCACGGATCGCACGGGCGTGCGCGCGGTCCGCGACTATCTCGTGTACATCCGCGACGAGGCCCGGCGCCGCTACGACGCCGGCATGCCCCCGGCGGACGCCGCCCGCGACATCGCGCTCGCCGACTACGCGAGCTGGGGCGACGCCGAGCGCATCGTCGTCAACGTGCACACGCTCTACAGCGAGTTCAGCGGCGGGAAGCTCCCCTTGCCGGGCCCTATCGCGCTCTTCGGCCTCATGGCCGAGCTCGCGCGTCGGCCGCGTTGA
- a CDS encoding ester cyclase — translation MRKPLSISALSLSLFAAASACYVQGAGAEDLPAPRSMVIDASLPRAQADAEILAARRFYAFWSTGEPRYLDAAIAPTFTDRTLPKGRPQGPEGPAFASTSFRAAVPDLSCEVEQLIVAGDRVVAHLRFRGRFTGAFGDRKGAGQAVDFIATDILRVQDGRITDNWHIEDNLTLFQQLGVVAQ, via the coding sequence ATGAGAAAGCCCTTGTCGATAAGCGCCCTCTCCCTCTCGCTCTTCGCCGCCGCGAGCGCCTGCTACGTGCAGGGCGCCGGCGCGGAGGACCTGCCCGCGCCGCGGTCGATGGTCATCGACGCGAGCCTGCCCAGGGCCCAGGCGGACGCGGAGATCCTCGCGGCGCGCCGCTTTTACGCGTTCTGGAGCACCGGCGAGCCGCGCTACCTCGACGCGGCGATCGCGCCGACGTTCACCGACCGCACCTTGCCCAAGGGGCGCCCGCAGGGCCCCGAGGGCCCGGCGTTCGCGTCGACGAGCTTCCGCGCCGCGGTGCCGGACCTGAGCTGCGAGGTGGAGCAGCTGATCGTCGCCGGCGATCGCGTGGTGGCGCACCTGCGCTTCCGGGGCCGCTTCACCGGCGCCTTCGGCGACAGGAAGGGCGCCGGGCAGGCCGTGGACTTCATCGCCACAGACATCCTGCGCGTGCAGGACGGTCGCATCACCGACAACTGGCACATCGAGGACAACCTGACGCTGTTCCAGCAGCTCGGCGTCGTGGCGCAGTGA